Proteins co-encoded in one Methylomonas albis genomic window:
- a CDS encoding FecCD family ABC transporter permease, with translation MTVHVQAATAGPRLRLKPALTRAGLCWLLAVLLAVAALAALGSGAVAISVGQAVAIVADRFGIALPWPFGADQQAVLLAIRAPRLVLGLLVGGALAASGAAMQGLFRNPLADPALIGVSSGAALAAVAVIVLRDSLFGAVTGAFGAYLLPVAAIAGGFGVSWLVYRLADSGDRLDLASLLLSGIAINALAGSATGLLVYLADDDQLRSLTFWSLGSLNGASWDGVAIGAPFLLANLLLLPWLADALNALLLGEAEAGHLGFPVERIKTGLVALVALGVGAAVALSGVIGFVGLVVPHLLRLALGPDHRWLLPASALLGALLLICADYLARTLAAPAEIPIGIVTGLLGSPFFLWLLFRQKLMGH, from the coding sequence ATGACCGTCCATGTCCAGGCCGCGACAGCCGGACCGCGTCTTAGACTAAAACCGGCCTTGACTCGCGCCGGCCTGTGCTGGCTACTGGCAGTGCTGCTGGCCGTCGCCGCCTTGGCCGCGCTGGGCAGCGGCGCGGTCGCGATCTCGGTCGGCCAGGCCGTCGCCATCGTCGCCGACCGCTTCGGTATCGCCCTGCCCTGGCCGTTCGGCGCCGACCAGCAAGCGGTGCTGCTGGCGATTCGCGCGCCGCGCCTGGTGTTGGGCTTATTGGTCGGCGGCGCCTTGGCCGCATCCGGCGCGGCGATGCAGGGCTTGTTCCGCAATCCGTTGGCCGACCCAGCCTTGATCGGCGTTTCCAGCGGCGCGGCGCTGGCCGCGGTGGCGGTCATCGTCTTGCGCGACAGCCTGTTCGGCGCCGTGACCGGCGCGTTCGGTGCCTATTTATTGCCGGTCGCGGCCATCGCCGGCGGTTTTGGGGTCAGTTGGTTGGTATACCGACTGGCCGACAGCGGCGACCGGCTGGACTTGGCCTCGCTGCTGTTGTCCGGCATCGCCATCAACGCGCTGGCCGGTTCGGCCACCGGTTTGCTGGTGTATCTGGCCGACGACGACCAGTTGCGCAGCTTGACCTTCTGGAGCCTGGGCAGCCTCAACGGCGCCAGTTGGGACGGCGTCGCCATCGGCGCGCCGTTTTTACTCGCCAATCTGCTGCTGTTGCCGTGGCTGGCCGATGCCTTGAACGCCTTGCTGCTCGGCGAAGCCGAAGCCGGCCATCTGGGATTTCCGGTGGAACGCATCAAAACCGGCCTGGTGGCCTTGGTCGCGCTCGGCGTCGGCGCGGCGGTGGCCTTGTCCGGCGTGATCGGCTTCGTCGGCCTGGTGGTGCCGCATCTATTGCGCTTGGCGCTGGGGCCGGACCACCGCTGGCTGTTGCCGGCGTCGGCGCTGCTCGGCGCCTTATTGTTGATCTGCGCCGACTACCTGGCTCGCACTTTGGCGGCACCGGCCGAAATCCCAATCGGCATCGTCACCGGCCTGCTCGGCAGTCCTTTTTTTCTGTGGCTGCTGTTCCGGCAAAAATTGATGGGCCATTGA
- a CDS encoding heme ABC transporter ATP-binding protein, with amino-acid sequence MLQAMDLTLRAGAKTLLDGVTLELRPGEVLAVAGPNGAGKSSLLRALSGELVPFAGRVLMNGRPLAEWPPQQAALLRGVLPQSAGLAFRFTVRDVALMGRSPQRKTHSTAQNQAIAEQALALTDTGHLAERIYTTLSGGERQRVQLARVLAQIWEPQDPLHRYLLLDEPTSALDLAHQHAVLAIARRFADEQQAGVLAVLHDLNLAALYADRIALLHQGRQAAIGTPAQTLNSELIRQVFAYPVSIGSHPQIPDAPLVIPRRQVAPGVAVQ; translated from the coding sequence ATGCTGCAAGCCATGGATCTGACCCTGCGCGCCGGCGCGAAAACCTTGCTGGACGGCGTGACGCTGGAACTGCGCCCCGGTGAAGTGCTGGCCGTGGCCGGCCCGAACGGCGCCGGCAAATCCAGCTTGCTGCGGGCCTTGAGCGGCGAGCTTGTACCGTTCGCCGGCCGGGTATTGATGAACGGCCGGCCGCTGGCGGAATGGCCGCCGCAACAGGCGGCGTTGCTGCGCGGCGTATTGCCGCAAAGTGCCGGACTGGCGTTCCGTTTTACGGTGCGCGACGTGGCATTGATGGGCCGCAGCCCGCAACGCAAAACCCACAGTACCGCGCAAAACCAGGCCATCGCCGAACAGGCGCTGGCGCTGACCGATACCGGCCATCTGGCCGAGCGCATCTACACCACGCTGTCCGGCGGCGAACGCCAACGGGTACAACTGGCGCGGGTACTGGCGCAAATCTGGGAGCCGCAAGACCCGCTGCACCGCTATTTATTGCTGGACGAACCCACCTCGGCGCTGGACCTGGCCCACCAGCACGCGGTGCTGGCCATCGCCCGCCGCTTCGCCGACGAACAACAGGCCGGGGTGTTGGCGGTGTTGCACGACCTGAACCTGGCCGCGCTGTATGCCGACCGCATCGCCCTGCTGCACCAAGGCCGGCAGGCCGCCATCGGCACGCCGGCGCAAACCCTGAACAGCGAGCTGATCCGGCAAGTATTCGCTTACCCGGTCAGCATCGGTAGTCATCCGCAAATCCCGGACGCGCCGTTGGTGATTCCGCGGCGGCAAGTGGCGCCGGGCGTTGCGGTGCAATGA
- a CDS encoding GFA family protein, protein MHHGSCLCGGVKYEISGELSGALNCHCSMCRKAHGAAFRSRASVNASDFKWVQGEELVTYFDSSPGNHRGFCRVCGSPLLSRFDQNPSVFGLPLGALDDDPKLKPMLHAFVGSKAPWHDITDNLPQFQELPK, encoded by the coding sequence ATGCATCATGGGAGTTGCCTCTGCGGAGGTGTTAAATACGAAATTTCCGGCGAGTTATCTGGCGCATTGAACTGCCATTGTTCAATGTGCCGCAAAGCTCACGGTGCCGCATTCCGTAGTCGAGCCAGTGTGAACGCTTCGGATTTCAAATGGGTGCAAGGCGAGGAACTCGTCACGTATTTTGACTCTTCACCAGGTAACCATCGCGGGTTTTGTCGTGTGTGCGGCTCTCCGCTTCTGAGTCGCTTCGATCAAAATCCTTCCGTGTTTGGCTTGCCGCTGGGCGCTCTCGACGATGACCCAAAGTTAAAACCAATGCTTCATGCTTTCGTCGGCAGCAAGGCTCCGTGGCACGATATAACGGACAACCTTCCACA